A segment of the Acidimicrobiia bacterium genome:
AGCGGCACGTACGAGTGCGGCAACAGGTTTCTCAGGCGGAGGCTCCGCACCGGCTCGCAGCCGGATCGATTCAGGGTGGTCGGACCGGAGTTCCTGTTCGGTCAGTCGACTGCATCTGGCGGGGTCCGAGGTGGGATGTCGCTCATTCGCGGAATCGCGCCCATTGAACGTTCGACCGCTTCGACGTGGGCCACGGATTCGGTTATCAGCTCGGCGAGGACCGTGCGGTCGACGTCGCCGAGACGTTTGAGATGGACGGTCGATTTACCAGTCGTGTGTGGGCCGAGCCGGTCAAGGATGTCGTCGAAGCCCCTTAGGCCCGACATGATGTAGAGGGTGATGCGGTCCTTCTTCGGCGAGAATCCGACGGTGAAGAAGTCGCCCTCCTGGCCGGTCTTGTACCGGTAGTGGTATTGCCCGTACCCGATGGTGTTGGCGTTCCACACCTTTGGCTCCTCGCCAGTGATGCCGGCGACAAGGACCATCAGGTCCTGGGCGTCGCGGCGGCGACCCTCGTGGGCCACGTCATCGATGATGCGTTGGGCGGCGGCGCGATCGGTGCTCCTCATGGGTGCACAGTACCAATCGGTCGAGGGTCTTCACCGTCCTGGAAACGGGAGCCATGTCGGGGTT
Coding sequences within it:
- a CDS encoding DUF1801 domain-containing protein; this encodes MRSTDRAAAQRIIDDVAHEGRRRDAQDLMVLVAGITGEEPKVWNANTIGYGQYHYRYKTGQEGDFFTVGFSPKKDRITLYIMSGLRGFDDILDRLGPHTTGKSTVHLKRLGDVDRTVLAELITESVAHVEAVERSMGAIPRMSDIPPRTPPDAVD